From Rhopalosiphum padi isolate XX-2018 chromosome 2, ASM2088224v1, whole genome shotgun sequence:
AATTGCGAGTTTagctgaaaaatttaaataaaaaatatacaagttttatatttatttattttaatttgaaagagacatgttaataaacaaaaatcataaagTTTATGTGCAATATCCAAAGATGCAGTGGCAATGATATCAGTTTCAAATGgtattgcataaaaataaaatctgagATAGAAGGTACAGGTACCAGTAAATGCTAAGATATGGGATTAATTGCATATGCTTCCATCACCTGTTACGGCATCATCCAACTAAATTAAGTATTGCATTCACAATACTTATGAAAAgtgataacaaattaaaatattgtataaatgtataaagaaaAGAGCAGTAAAAAtggatcaataaaaaaagtaaattacatgaattatatgaatctattaattaattaataaataaataaataggtacctaacacTATTAAGGACAATATAAAGTtgcaagataaaataaataaaatatagaaacacTAGTAAATCCAGTTGACTATGCTgagttttgttaaaatttaaagtggattttgaataaaaacaacttaaagagtcataaataataaattcataaaatgattAATGAGCCTAAATTCAAAAGCTTAAGAATGTAATCCTACTAAGAcaaatcttttaatttaatataatatgtatcacatattatattattatgtaatttttttaaattcaacgatctaataattatttacccgttacttttgttaaaaatatagtagCAATCAACAGTTGCCAAGGATTGTGAAACAAGTCTTCCTGTATAAGAGCATATGGAGATCTAGGTGGGATCCATTGATGATCACCACATGTCAATTCAAAATATTGACTAGTTTGTAttgcattttgattttttataagattCTTATAAATCAATCCTGGTCGTTTGCAATAAGTTATCTTCCGGGCATTCACATTCTTCTTTGTATGTGGTGATGGACACttcattttggaatttttatcaatacatttaagtTTTCCATGATCTGTTTCCATTtctggaaaaaaaattgaaatgctcataatatttcaattaagtaGTTATACTTACAGTGTCAATAAATAGATGCTGTTtatgataaaacaaatataaatatgctaagtaactacttaaaataaaaatattatacttactgaaGTATTCATAGATTATTTGACACATAAGTTACGTAGCAGTTAACAGTAAAGTTGTAGATATCATCTTCATCTATAACATGAAGTTTTCAAAGGGaatgcaaatattaaaaagataataccagatatttatagaaactataataattatataaagaattgtattttcaatgaatagtgaatacctacttatagaataattatggaaaaaaatatagacatattCCAACACACTCACACAACAGGTCTATTACCAcagaataaataacattttatgagggaaagtatcaataacaaataattttaccaaTATTTAGATTTCTTGAAATATAGACATCATtgtacattaaacatattttgtaccaATTAAACTTTGCTAACAAGCAACAA
This genomic window contains:
- the LOC132920622 gene encoding LOW QUALITY PROTEIN: methyl-CpG-binding domain protein 4-like (The sequence of the model RefSeq protein was modified relative to this genomic sequence to represent the inferred CDS: substituted 1 base at 1 genomic stop codon); the protein is MCQIIYEYFKMETDHGKLKCIDKNSKMKCPSPHTKKNVNARKITYCKRPGLIYKNLIKNQNAIQTSQYFELTCGDHQWIPPRSPYALIQEDLFHNPWQLLIATIFLTKVTAKLAIPKIHEFLLKWPTPEDVIKANPQDXLFSVKNLGLENTRVKTIKQFTADFLSKNWKYPIELYGIGKYGNDSYRLFCVNEWRIVQPDDILLSKYKDWLTLNEKQLGI